A stretch of the Mycobacterium sp. ITM-2016-00317 genome encodes the following:
- a CDS encoding acetyltransferase, whose translation MDARITPLRLEAFEQLPKHARRCVYWEVDPAIIDRGDHLSDPEFEKEAWLSMVMLEWGSCGQLAVEHRPSTAGSTGDEFSDDDPCLGYAFYAPPRSVPRATRFPTGPVSADAVLLTTLGVEAGDGTSGDLSQALLMAVVQDLVRRGVRALEAFGRTSEAKALTDINAAPDDVRPVLETLGDCSADQCVVDADLLLDAGFVVVSHHTHFPRLRLELEQGLGWKAGVEAALERLLESAQLEQPVGAGAGRCD comes from the coding sequence GTGGACGCACGAATCACGCCCCTTCGGCTCGAGGCGTTCGAGCAGCTGCCCAAGCACGCGCGGCGCTGCGTGTACTGGGAGGTCGATCCGGCGATTATCGACCGGGGCGATCACCTGTCCGACCCCGAGTTCGAGAAGGAAGCGTGGCTGTCGATGGTCATGCTCGAATGGGGTTCGTGCGGTCAGCTCGCGGTCGAGCACCGGCCGTCCACTGCCGGCTCGACCGGCGACGAGTTCTCCGATGACGACCCGTGTCTTGGCTATGCGTTCTACGCGCCGCCGCGGTCGGTGCCGAGGGCGACCCGGTTTCCGACCGGACCGGTCAGCGCCGACGCGGTGCTGTTGACGACCCTGGGTGTCGAGGCCGGCGACGGCACCTCCGGGGATCTGTCCCAAGCGTTGTTGATGGCAGTGGTCCAAGACCTGGTGCGCCGCGGGGTGCGGGCGCTCGAAGCGTTCGGCCGGACCAGCGAGGCCAAAGCCCTGACCGACATCAACGCCGCGCCCGACGACGTGCGACCGGTGCTGGAAACCCTCGGCGACTGTTCGGCGGATCAGTGCGTCGTGGACGCGGACCTGTTGCTGGACGCCGGCTTCGTGGTGGTTTCGCACCACACACACTTCCCCCGGCTGCGGCTCGAGCTCGAGCAGGGACTGGGCTGGAAGGCCGGCGTGGAGGCGGCGCTGGAACGGTTGTTGGAGAGCGCGCAGCTCGAGCAGCCGGTGGGGGCGGGCGCGGGCCGCTGCGACTGA
- a CDS encoding N-acetylmuramoyl-L-alanine amidase — MSSLRRGDRGGPVAEIRAALAALGMLESADEDIITGKLVAADMFDDELDRAVRAFQQHRGLLVDGVVGEATYRALKEASYRLGARTLNHQFGAPMYGDDVATLQARLQDLGFYTGMVDGHFGLQTHNALSSYQREYGLYPDGICGPETLRSLYFLGSRVTGGSPHAIREEELVRRSGPRLSGKRIIVDPGRGGADHGVILNGPNGPISEADILWDLASRLEGRMTAIGIETFLSRPATASPADAERAATANTVGADMMISLRCATHTSPAASGVASFHFGNSHGSVSTIGRNLADFIQREVVARTGFRDCRVHGRTWDLLRLTRMPTVQVDVGYITNPEDRAKLVSPASRDALAEGILAAVKRLYLLGKNDRPTGTFTFAELLAHELAVEQSRRA, encoded by the coding sequence ATGTCGAGTCTGCGTCGCGGTGACCGCGGAGGTCCGGTCGCCGAGATCCGGGCCGCTCTTGCCGCCCTCGGCATGCTCGAAAGCGCAGATGAGGACATCATCACCGGCAAGCTCGTCGCCGCGGACATGTTCGACGACGAGCTCGACCGCGCGGTGCGCGCATTTCAGCAACATCGCGGCCTGTTGGTCGACGGCGTCGTCGGCGAGGCCACCTATCGCGCCCTGAAGGAAGCCTCCTACCGCCTCGGCGCGCGCACCCTCAACCACCAGTTCGGTGCGCCCATGTACGGCGACGACGTCGCCACTCTGCAGGCCCGCCTTCAGGATCTCGGGTTCTACACCGGGATGGTCGACGGGCACTTCGGTCTGCAGACCCACAACGCGCTGTCGTCCTATCAGCGTGAGTACGGGCTGTACCCGGACGGCATCTGTGGTCCGGAGACGTTGCGCTCCTTGTACTTTCTCGGCTCCCGGGTCACCGGCGGGTCACCGCACGCGATCCGCGAGGAGGAGTTGGTACGCCGCTCCGGACCTCGGCTGTCCGGTAAGCGCATCATCGTCGATCCCGGGCGTGGCGGGGCGGACCACGGCGTGATCCTCAACGGGCCCAACGGTCCGATCAGCGAGGCAGACATCCTGTGGGACCTGGCCTCGCGGCTGGAAGGCCGCATGACCGCGATCGGCATCGAGACGTTCCTGTCGCGGCCCGCCACCGCGTCTCCGGCCGACGCCGAACGCGCCGCAACCGCCAACACCGTCGGTGCGGACATGATGATCAGCCTGCGGTGTGCCACCCACACCAGCCCCGCCGCCAGTGGTGTCGCGTCGTTCCATTTCGGTAACTCGCACGGATCGGTGTCCACCATCGGACGCAATCTGGCCGATTTCATCCAGCGGGAAGTAGTGGCCCGCACCGGCTTCCGTGATTGCCGCGTGCACGGACGGACCTGGGATCTGCTGCGGCTGACCCGGATGCCGACCGTTCAGGTCGACGTCGGCTACATCACCAATCCCGAGGACCGGGCCAAGCTCGTCTCACCGGCCTCCCGCGACGCATTGGCCGAAGGCATCCTCGCCGCGGTCAAGCGGCTCTATCTGCTCGGCAAGAACGACCGGCCGACCGGCACCTTCACCTTCGCCGAACTGCTCGCACACGAGCTCGCGGTCGAACAATCCCGCCGCGCCTGA